The Rhizoctonia solani chromosome 1, complete sequence sequence TGCTCAGCAGACAGGACAATATGTAGGTGCATTAAATCCAAGAGTGTGCCATCCACTAACTCGCGCACTGCAGCATTTTGGCGGACGTATCCTCCAAACACGAACTATGGTCATCTCGGCCCCACATCTCCCATTCACAAAGGACCAATACTCGATTTGCAGTGGTCTTTGAATTCACCCCACATCTACACAGTCTCGGCGGACGGCACGCTTGCGTTTATAAACGTTACTACTGGAGAGCGAATTCGGCGTCTACGAGCTCACCGTGGCGTCGTCAATGCACTCGACCGGGCCTTGACTGGAGGCACCGAGTTAATCGCTACTGCTGGCGATGATGGATTTGTTCGCGTGTGGGACGTAGAAGAAGAGGGTCGTGATGCAGTGCAAGAATGGGAGATTGGGTGTCCCGTTACGGCCGTATGTTGGAGCGCAGACGCATCTCAATTATTTGCGGGCGCATTAGACAATGAAATTCACGTAAGATTTAAAACGGTTTCCTCCAATTGACGTTATACTCACTTGATTTGTTCTAGGTATACGACTTGCGCAAAAAACAAGAAGTATATACGCTCAAGGGACACACCGACACTATCGCTTCATTAGCACTTTCACCAAATGGCCAATTCTTATTGTCACCATCGTTTTCTTCGACTACACTCATCCATGACGTGCGTCCTTTTGCGACCGATGCTTCTCGAGTACACCGGATATTGCAAGGCGCTCCAGCCGGTTTCGAAAACACGCTCAGGCGTGCAGCGTGGAGCCGCGACGACGGCGGGCAGCGCGTAGCAGTGGGCGGTGCGGATAAAACCGTCACAGTCTGGGATTTTGAAAGTGGGCGTGTACTCTATAAGCTTCCTGGTCACAAGGGAACTGTCACCGCCGTCGACTTCCACCCTCGGGAACCTATAAGTAAGATTCTGTTTTTTTCCTGCTCTTGAGAAGCTATTCACTCATGTATTTTTCGCATCGCGCTGCACAGTTTTAACGGGTAGCAAAGACGCTACGTTGCTTCTGGGTGAACTCGAACGTTCTTTGGCCCTGTAAGAGTAGCCTGTGGTCAGACTGTTGTAGATAGCAAATCATGTCAAAATCACCACAACGTGCCGCCAATGCTCAGGTGGTGCAGTTCGCCGTTATTTGTCCCCGGTGCTCTGGAACTCGAACCGAGTGTCTACCATTCCAAACATCCTCGTCCAGTCGATCGTCTGGAGCTGGCGTGTTATGGCTAAATTCACGTTTTGTCCGCAAACCCAGCGCGATCCACTCGACGCCTGGAGATAAGATCCCAAAAGTCATCTCACGCCATGATGTACAGCACTCAACCTAGTTTAAAGTTCTGGACTCTACTGAAAGATAAGGGGAAAAAATGCACCTCAGACCACTGATGCGATTCCAAACAAATTGTCCAATTGAATACATCAAGAACGTTATGCAGGCGTTTCGTCACCAAGGTACTGCTCCAACAAGGCCCTTTTGCGCAGGGCGAGTAATACTCCttccatttcttctttaCTCGGCATTTTGGGGTGTTGAAGATCTGCGGGGGACAGCACCGACAGCATAGGGGGGTGAATAATACTTGTGGAGTCTGTATTGTTGCCGTCGCCCTCCGTCATTGCAGTATCACCGCCCGTCTGAGATAGTTGCGCCATTATTTTTGACAATGGGATGGGGTCTGGGCGAGGAATCTTGGGGGCTTGTGAGTCGTCGGGAAGTTCAAGGGAGGTCTTGAGGTTCTGATAAGCACTTTCCCACTCTAATGCCAAATTATAATCAATCAATATCTTCAGATTGGTGTGAACTATGCCATATAAAAAGTGGACTGACCTGCTCTCTCGGATTCAATCTCATATTGTAACAGCTCTTCATCATCTTCGTCATGGTCACCAAAGTATGCAGGCCCCTGATCGAGGAACTTTTTGTAATGTGCAAGCACACGGTTTTCCTCGTCCTCTTTCTCGGCTGGACTCGGTCTTAGTAAGGCGTAAGCTAATAACAGGTGAGGAACGAACTGTTTTTCTGGAAAAGCTCCTTTACACCTGGAAGCTCCTTTGCACGCCCAAAATACCTGCATGCGTTTATCAGTAAAACAACCAAGCTCCTTTTGAAAGGACGCACTTGTAACCACGTGTACCAGGAACTTCCTTTCCGTCCTCATCCAACATTGGCACATTCCGCCGGTAGTTCGCACCTCCAAGCGCAACTATTTGGTTTTCCCAGTGTCGTTTTTCTCGCATTAATTTGTTGATCTCATCGTTCAGGTCTCGTACCTCGTAGTCAGTTAGACCGGCTGATTAATTCCAGGGGTATTACCACACTCAGTGTTACAATCACAAAAGAGGGAGAACAACCAACGTACCATCCTGTATCTTAGAGACCTTGCGGGAAATCTCTCGGAGAATCTCTCCACGCCAGCGCTCGCAGTCGCGCAAGCTTTTACACGCGCTAGCCATTCGAGGTCGTTTGTCCCCCTTTTGCGCCAGGCCCAACTCGGCGGCTTGCGCCTCACGGAAGCGGTATAACATAGACCTGCACAAATAATATAAATAGGCGTCATTTCAGAATAACAGAATTACTAACTGTGCCTTCTCCTCATTACGTGCCTTGATGAAAAGTACAAGGTTAGATCATATGTTTTCAACTGTGGGGATACTCACCATTTTACGACTATGGTAGTTGACTTGACAAAgatgtggaggtggtggcTGTGCTGATGCACCAGAACCCGCGGCCAAACTTGCGGAACTCAACCATCACTGGGGCTGGAAAGTATAAATGACATCGACTCATGTCGCTATGCTAGTGGTTTCCTCTCTCCTATCATGCCTGATCTCTCATCTTTGCCTGCTGAGATAACACTCCAAATCGTCCGATATATGTTTCAGGTGGACGATCGGCCCGATACGACGCATGTTAGCTCTGGTCGCCAAATAGATTACATAGAACCCAAACCACGATGGAGTGAGATCAATGGTGTAATGTGCGCAAGTCATTCGTTGAGACAATACACTCTTGAACTCTGGTTTTCACTCCTTGTCCTCCGGAAAACATCTGACCTGACAGAGGGAATGAGACTATTCCCCAACCTACCATCTTGGGTCCAGTAAGCGCTGCCTAACTTTATCAATGATTTCAGCCTTATTTCTAGTTCATAGTCGACTTATCGTAACCGTATCTTCCAGTTGGGGTATAACGGATCTTGCAGCTTTTGCCTACTTTCAGCAACTTAGATACATCACTTTCGCGGAACACAACGACAGCTTTCCCTCTCAGGGTGCTTTTTCCTACTGGAAGCACTTCAGCGAATCCCAAGAGGGAAGCTTACCCATCTTTCATGCTCATTCGCGGATGTCGCATACTTACGATCCACCTGGCCATACTTCGGGGAATTTCCGCAACTCCAGGAGCTCCGCCTTCGAGTATGCAACCCAACATCTTGCTCGCGACGCCCGAGACTAACCCGACTTGCTATGGCTGATGTGCGCATGCCACTACTTGAGGAAGGGGACACCGTGAGTTTACCCCTATCACGGATGACCTGAAAAGGTCAAACTGATGCTCCATACTTTTATTGACACTCCCTGATACAGCAACCAATGACCCAAGCGCTGGCCGGATTTCCCAAACTCCATGCGCTCTACATCGGCGTTTTCACAATTTCACAAGGCTCGTTCTTACTTCATTGGGGACTCCACGAGTCGGCTCGTCGGAATAATCCGCATTACGATCCTTGGGCATCAGACTGTATGCAATGCCGCACTGATGCTTTGCCCGAGGCACTTCGGCGGGCAGAGGCCGCTTCAATGTCGCTGGCAAAGGCGGCACCTTCGTTGAAACACGTCGAATGGCTGTCTTGGTTTGCGCCCATGAAGGAGGGTACTCTGGCATTTGACGTAACTCGAGACAAATCCGCCGATCTGATTACTGTAAATTCTGTTTTGTACATGCTTTAGTGTATGATAACCGATGTATCAAATATAGCATCATTTATGACTTTGCCTGGGATGAATGAGCTTTTTGGTATTTCTCCGAGATTCTTCCCCAGTTTAGAGTTACGGTATCCGTAATAATACCTAATGCTTTGGGTTGTCGCTTGGATAATGGTCTTACATTTAAATATAATTACAACAGACATGCAACACGGAGAATCCTCGCAATATCCCAAAATACGCAGGGTAAAGTGAAGGGCTTTGTGAAAAAGAGATCCAAGTATCCACGCACGCTCATGCGTGCGGAGTTAGAAACATCTCATCCCGAAGACTGAGAAAAACACACGACTCAATACTGTCGACCTAATAATGCATGTGGGGAAGGACGAACCTTGATAGCTTCTGTAGTGCTGCTTGGGGGTACACCTTGGGATGGCTGGTTGACATTGTTGGTACTCATGCCTTTGGATATCGCAGCTAATGCGCGCGACTCCCATTGTACTGGACCAACACCTCCTCTTGAGCCTGAGCCTGCACCGCTCTCGCCGTGGCCCGCCCGAGAGCCCTCGCCGGCCATGACCGCCGAAGTGAGCTCAGCATTTGTGGTGGGATGTGGGGTGGGATGAACCGCTGCTTGAGTATGACCAGGGTTGTGCGAAAGAGTCGCAGGGTGTTCGATCGAGCTGCGAGCTGAAGAGAGAGAAGGGGATGACGAAGAAGTTGCCTTTTCAGGCGGGGGCGAGTACTGAAATGTTATGAGATTCGATACCTGAGCCATCAACTAGTTAGCCCACCTTGGTCTCTTTACGTTTTCTATATCGATCCCTGAAGATCTTAAATAATACAAAGAGAATAACCAATAGGATTATACCTAACGATTACAGCTCAACACCAGAGCTGAAGGGCGATGGTCTCACTTACCTCCAATCACGGCCAAAATTATTTTGGCAGTCTTGCTAAGTGGACCAGAGGAAGAGCGAGATCCATTATTCCTCGATGAAGTCCATCCAGAACCTGGAAGAAACAGTTCACCTTCAGTTCGACTTGAAGGCTTGAAATGAGCCTATAAAATTACCCTTCTTGCCCCCACCGGTACTTGAGGACCCGCCCGAGCTACTGGATGAACCCCCAGATGAACTCCCGGATGAGCCTCCGGATGAGCCCCCCGAGCCTCTTGTTCCACCACTAGAGCCACCTCGTGTCCCCCCTGATCCTCCAGCCGGTAGAGCAGCAACTAACGAGCAGAGCTCCAATAAGAGAAATATACTAATCGACATACGAGAACCGGGGGGAGGGTGGTTGATTAAGCTTTTTTCCAGCCTTGTTTTATATAGGCAAGGCACCCAACAGAGTTATTCATGCACAGGTTGCTTGTTTCGTACTAGAATTGGTTCCTGCCAAGCATCCTCGGTTTGACATATTTCAAACTCAGTGGGTGTGGGCCCATGTCTTACTCGGAGAGAGTATAGCCACATCAAAGATGTCGCACACGTGACTTTATTATTCTGCCTCCACCCACCATGCCACCGACGCAGTCGCATGATGTTATGAGGACCTATCGGGCCAGAAAGGACGAAGCTCGCATTGCAGTCAACTCCAAGTATCATATATTAGGATTTATATCCTCAGGGACATACGGTCGTGTTTACAAGGCTCAGGCAAAAGACACCAACGGTACTATTGTGGTCACCGGTCCTTCAGCGGGCGTGTATGCTATAAAGAAATTCAAGCCAGATAAGGAAGGAGAAGTGGTCACATACACAGGAATCAGCCAAAGTGCCTGTCGCGAGATTGCGGTGCGTTAAATGCTTTTCCATGGTTTAGTGTCTGCGCCAATGATGCTTACCCAGGTCTTAGCTTACAAGGGAAATGCGACATGAAAATGTCATAGTGCTTCGCGAAGTAATGTTGGAAGACAAATCCATATTCATGGTCTTTGAGTATGCTGAACACGATTTTTTGGTATGAACCATGTCGTTCGCTGCATGCCCAACCTGACATCCTCCTCAGCAAATCATCCATCACCATTCACAGACGTTGCATCAAGCAATACTATTACCAATATTGAAGTCGTTCATGTATCAACTACTTAATGGACTATTGTACCTACACAACTCTCACATCATGCATCGTGACCTCAAGCCTGCCAACATCCTCGTTACTGCTGCGCGGCCAATGCCTGCCACATCTACAGGCAGTGCGGTACCAATCACACAAGGTGGTGTTGTCAAAATAGGTGACCTGGGACTAGCCCGGTTATGTCGATCGCCGCTTCAACCATTACTCTCGGGCGACAAAGTTGTGGTCACTATCTGGTATCGTGCCCCGGAGCTTTTGCTTGGGGCCCGCCATTACACCAAAGCGATTGATTGCTGGGCGGTGGGATGTATATTCGCGGAGCTATTGGCACTTCGACCCATCTTTAAAGGGGAAGAAGCCAAACTAGACGCGAAGAAAAACGTGCCCTTTCAACGCGATCAACTTACCAAGATATTCGATGTGCTTGGAACGCCTACAGGTTGGCAGATTGTTCAAGTTTTTGTTTAAAAGAAACTAATTTCCATTCATAGAGCAAAATTGGCCTGGGCTTACCTCAATGCCTGAGTACAAGAACTTCATAACTTGCGACCGGTACGTTTTAAACACGACGACTTGGTCAATCTTCTCTGACTTTCTAATATAGTCAAGAGAATAAGCTTTCCCAATGGTACCGGCAAAGATCTCGTAACCTTGACTGTGGGTATGATCTTATGTGCCAGCTGTTTGAGTACGATCCTGCACGACGATTGGATGCTCGGGGCGCCTTGTCCCATTGGTGGTTCCAGGAAGAACCTGTTCCAACTGTGAAGTAAGCACCAATCCCTAAAACACTACACCGCCTGACTCGTGACACTCGTAGCGCATTTGCTCACCTTCCTGATGGAGTCTCATATCCGCTCCGTCGTGTCACCCAAGATGAAGCCCCTTTAACGAATGCACCACCGGCACTTACGGCCGGGCATGTTGCTGATTCCAGACCGGGAAGTAGCTCTTACTTAATCAGCAGGATGACTGGGGCTGCCGGCCAAGTTCCCGGTCATCAGCCACCCAGAAAGAAGAGTCGCATGGAGTGATGCTCTTGTTTCAACACCCCGATCACCCATTTGTAACATACACCTGATAATATTTGATGATCTGATAATACTATAATACATGAATAGGGAATCAAAGCGATTGCATAGGTTATAGAGAAATTAGATATGAAAGGACTAATTGCGCTGGGTATACATTATATTGAGTTATCTTAGTTCCCAGGAGGCTTGGCACCTTCCTCATGACCAAGCCTCATTGCCATCCCGGTCATTAGGGCATTGGTCGTAGGGTTTCCGGTAACTCCACCAGTCTCACAAGGCACGAACACTGCTCGAGGACCAAACGCCTTTACGCGCTCGACGTCCACACGACGAACCTCCATCTCACGTGCAAAGGGGTCTTCGACACGTGAGTCTGCATTGGATCGAGCAGCAATCGCGTCAGCCTCTGCTTTCGCCTGCAGTTTGATTGCCGCAGCTTGTGCTTCTGCGGCAATGATAACCGCTTCTGCTTCCGCTTTAGCAGCGGTAGTTGTGGCGTAAGCAAGTGCTTCTGCTTCGGTCTGGATTGTGAAATCCAAGTTAGGCCATACATATAGCCACAAAATTAGGTTGCATACCTTTCGAGCTTGAGCCTTGACCTGTGCGACTTGAAGAGCACCTTGTTCTTGTTTAACCTTGTTGGAGTTTTCCCTGTCAACATTCGCAGCCTCAACCTGAGCTTGCAATGCGCGGGTGGTCAGCTTGTCCATAGTGGAGGCGATATCGCCTTTGAATTGGCGGTCAATAACAGCTATTGAGAATGTGAGCGGGTTGAAAATTATCTACTTTAGTAGTTAAGCTTACCAAGGTCCTTGAGCAGGATCCCGTACTCCAGAGCCGCGATATGCAAATCGTCCATTGCGCGGGTACGAAGAGCGTCCAAGAAGGGCGAAGAAGGGTCCGTTGGATCCTCCATATGATCGGAGCCAACTGTACGTTGCTTGACCATCGATGAATAATCCACTGTAAGAATGTTAGCCGATGGAGCATCCTATTGATCATAAAACGCACAATGGGCGACAATCTGTGTAAGAATTGATTGAGCTTTATCACGGAGGGCTTCGTATGGGCTATTGTAGCCATGAGTAGTAAGCTAATTCAGGCAATTTGAACACGAGGCCAAAAACGATATCCTTGAGAGCATACCTTCAGGGGCTCCAGAAGTTGCCACTTCATATAAATAGTCAAACTGACGGGTACTTGGTCGCGAGTGTAAATATCTAGCAAGGCAAATGTTAACTCCACGACTCTCGCAGCGATCGTGCAACTAGCTCACCCTTCGTGGGCATCTCAATCTGGTTTTCTCCACAAGTAAACAGCCCGCGCAACTTGACATTCGGGATAGTGATACAGTGCTGTCCGGCAGGGACTTGCTCCATTTCGTCTCCGCGCTGGAGTACGGCGACGTTGTTCGCAGGTATATCCAAAAATCCTGCTACCGCATAATTGGAAGCGTTGCCCCCAATTTGGGACGGCATGGTAACTTCCTGCATCCAACCAAGGGTTGCACCAGTCACTTTGTCTTTTACATGTTTCGTCAAATGGGTTTGGTCGACGACTTCAAGCACATCGTAGGTTCCTTGAACGGCAAAGGCAGCAAACCCTCCCTCGCTCACAATGAAAATGCGATTCTGGGGGTCCGAGACGACAGCAACCTGATTCAAAGAGACCTGAACGACTGTGAGACCTTGGAAGAACAGAGTGGTGTCGGACACTCCTCGGGTTCCTTTCCAAGTCCGTGCCCACCAATTGCTGTAAGATAGCGGTCAGTCTACTTAGAATTGGGTCGAATAGCAAAGCTTCTATACCGGAACGGGAAGGGCGGGTAAGTTCCAGGCTGTGTAAGTATCTTGGGTAGTCCAGCATGGCTAAAAAGGCATCAATAACAATGTCCTTTACTGAATCACACAGTACTCACTTTACAACTCCAATTTCTCCTGGATTGACTTCTTCGCCCATAAACCCCAACCACTCTGTCGGCTTCTTGCGGCTGAGTAACCGAGGTCGACCGGAGGCTTGAAGCTGATTATCGAGTTCCGTGAGTGCTCCGATGAGGCCATCTTCGCCTATCCTAACACAGAACGGTCGCTTAGTCGCAAAATAGTCTTCTGAATGAACAAACGTCGGTGTAGTATTATTTCCACCAATCTTGGTACTACGTCGATAGGCGTTCTCATCGAGAATATCAGCCTTCTCTTTGCCTTTGTGACTTATAGATGAGGTGACAGCATCGTTTACGACCGTCGCGTCGATATCGTTGTGTCTATATTGTGCCATTGAGGGTATGGGGGATCGTGGAGCGATGCGTTGTTGGTGAGTTCAGTAGCCGGAATTTATAGCAACGAGTCACACGTTTATCAGACAACAATGGTCAGGTGTCCGTGATGACGTTATGGTTGAACCAATTTTGGATTTGCGCCGCAAGGGTAGAGTCACAGCTTAGGCGTAATGGTCTATTGTCAAATTGAATTGGGTGTTAATGCCTTACAATGGCTATGCCGACAGTCCAGTGTTCGGTCAGGTACAGAAATAAGCGCCCGTCACCGATGTCGAATGGGCTTTGTCTTTTGCGAACTCGGAATATTCTCTAGCAGACCGCTCCACCCCGGCAACAAAGAACCTGGTCATCGCAGTAGCAAGCCGAGTGTGAACATGACAAACAATATATCACAGGATGAACGGTGTAGATCATGCAATGATTGACGTTAGTCTGGTTTGGAAGATTCAGTGAATCCATGGAAAGTAAGTCATAATGATCATGACTATCTTGAGGGACCTCTGACGGAATAAGTTGTTGATCAAATTGACAAACACAAACAAAGTATAGAATCAACGCAACCAAGTGTTGGCATCTCGGTTTACGATGCACCTCGCGAGTGTGTAGCATGAGTTGATTTGATCTATACCACTGTCGACATACAATGGAATTCTCCTATGTCCAGTCGCGCAATCAAGAATTTAAATTGACTAGTCAGTCATAACTTTCCTATTCTCATGTTCGCCAGGGGCATCTTTGTATGCGTCCCACTCGCAACCAATGTGTTATTTGAAGTATCCCAAATCTATGGAGGAGACATATCTTAGTTGGGAAGCACTA is a genomic window containing:
- a CDS encoding U5 snRNP complex subunit, whose product is MADKRKAPSPPPSSAALVKRARGETPPPMTQIAISAGASDREKALVRNVQRTSGLDAPIVSLAGAHSAEIMSCRFDPTGQNIAACSADRTISFWRTYPPNTNYGHLGPTSPIHKGPILDLQWSLNSPHIYTVSADGTLAFINVTTGERIRRLRAHRGVVNALDRALTGGTELIATAGDDGFVRVWDVEEEGRDAVQEWEIGCPVTAVCWSADASQLFAGALDNEIHVYDLRKKQEVYTLKGHTDTIASLALSPNGQFLLSPSFSSTTLIHDVRPFATDASRVHRILQGAPAGFENTLRRAAWSRDDGGQRVAVGGADKTVTVWDFESGRVLYKLPGHKGTVTAVDFHPREPIILTGSKDATLLLGELERSLAL
- a CDS encoding pre-mRNA-splicing factor ISY1 — its product is MARNEEKAQSMLYRFREAQAAELGLAQKGDKRPRMASACKSLRDCERWRGEILREISRKVSKIQDAGLTDYEVRDLNDEINKLMREKRHWENQIVALGGANYRRNVPMLDEDGKEVPGTRGYKYFGRAKELPGVKELFQKNTEKEDEENRVLAHYKKFLDQGPAYFGDHDEDDEELLQYEIESERAEWESAYQNLKTSLELPDDSQAPKIPRPDPIPLSKIMAQLSQTGGDTAMTEGDGNNTDSTSIIHPPMLSVLSPADLQHPKMPSKEEMEGVLLALRKRALLEQYLGDETPA
- a CDS encoding kinase domain protein, whose translation is MPPTQSHDVMRTYRARKDEARIAVNSKYHILGFISSGTYGRVYKAQAKDTNGTIVVTGPSAGVYAIKKFKPDKEGEVVTYTGISQSACREIALTREMRHENVIVLREVMLEDKSIFMVFEYAEHDFLQIIHHHSQTLHQAILLPILKSFMYQLLNGLLYLHNSHIMHRDLKPANILVTAARPMPATSTGSAVPITQGGVVKIGDLGLARLCRSPLQPLLSGDKVVVTIWYRAPELLLGARHYTKAIDCWAVGCIFAELLALRPIFKGEEAKLDAKKNVPFQRDQLTKIFDVLGTPTEQNWPGLTSMPEYKNFITCDRQENKLSQWYRQRSRNLDCGYDLMCQLFEYDPARRLDARGALSHWWFQEEPVPTVNAFAHLPDGVSYPLRRVTQDEAPLTNAPPALTAGHVADSRPGSSSYLISRMTGAAGQVPGHQPPRKKSRME
- a CDS encoding SPFH domain / Band 7 family, which gives rise to MAQYRHNDIDATVVNDAVTSSISHKGKEKADILDENAYRRSTKIGGNNTTPTFVHSEDYFATKRPFCVRIGEDGLIGALTELDNQLQASGRPRLLSRKKPTEWLGFMGEEVNPGEIGVVNHAGLPKILTQPGTYPPFPFRNWWARTWKGTRGVSDTTLFFQGLTVVQVSLNQVAVVSDPQNRIFIVSEGGFAAFAVQGTYDVLEVVDQTHLTKHVKDKVTGATLGWMQEVTMPSQIGGNASNYAVAGFLDIPANNVAVLQRGDEMEQVPAGQHCITIPNVKLRGLFTCGENQIEMPTKDIYTRDQVPVSLTIYMKWQLLEPLKLTTHGYNSPYEALRDKAQSILTQIVAHLDYSSMVKQRTVGSDHMEDPTDPSSPFLDALRTRAMDDLHIAALEYGILLKDLAVIDRQFKGDIASTMDKLTTRALQAQVEAANVDRENSNKVKQEQGALQVAQVKAQARKTEAEALAYATTTAAKAEAEAVIIAAEAQAAAIKLQAKAEADAIAARSNADSRVEDPFAREMEVRRVDVERVKAFGPRAVFVPCETGGVTGNPTTNALMTGMAMRLGHEEGAKPPGN